One genomic segment of Alphaproteobacteria bacterium LSUCC0719 includes these proteins:
- the murB gene encoding UDP-N-acetylmuramate dehydrogenase, producing the protein MTTRLVDRLPAIRGDYASAVPMARHTWFGVGGPAEIIFTPADNDDLASFLAACPADIPVLTIGAGSNLLVRDGGISGVVIHTPAHMNTITHDGDVVTAGAGARDAEVARYAAKAGLAGLEFLVGIPGTVGGGLRMNAGAYGGEFRDVVLRAYGFDRTGQPFSATPDEMGMAYRHSDAPADWIFTHADLRAEASDSTAIRARMKEIVASRGDAQPRGVRTGGSTFANPPGGKAWQEIDAAGCRGLEIGGALVSEKHCNFLINQGAASAHDIECLGETVRQRVASRGGPALRWEIRRVGQLAEGQTIPDETDGGAKP; encoded by the coding sequence ATGACGACCCGCCTTGTCGACCGTCTGCCCGCCATTCGCGGCGATTATGCCAGCGCCGTACCGATGGCCAGACACACCTGGTTTGGTGTCGGCGGCCCCGCCGAAATCATTTTCACACCGGCCGACAATGACGATCTTGCCAGCTTCCTGGCCGCCTGCCCGGCTGACATTCCGGTGCTGACAATCGGGGCCGGGTCAAATCTGCTGGTCCGCGATGGCGGCATTTCCGGGGTTGTCATCCACACCCCTGCCCATATGAACACCATCACGCATGATGGTGATGTGGTCACCGCCGGTGCCGGCGCGCGCGACGCCGAAGTCGCCCGCTATGCCGCCAAGGCCGGGCTTGCCGGGCTGGAATTCCTGGTTGGCATTCCGGGCACCGTCGGGGGTGGATTGCGGATGAATGCCGGGGCCTATGGCGGCGAGTTCCGCGATGTCGTCCTCCGCGCCTACGGGTTTGACAGGACGGGACAGCCCTTCAGCGCGACACCGGACGAGATGGGGATGGCGTATCGGCACAGTGACGCGCCGGCAGACTGGATCTTCACCCATGCCGATCTCAGGGCCGAGGCCAGTGACAGCACCGCCATCCGGGCACGGATGAAGGAAATCGTCGCCAGCCGCGGCGATGCCCAGCCACGCGGCGTGCGTACCGGCGGCAGCACCTTTGCCAACCCGCCAGGTGGCAAGGCCTGGCAGGAAATCGACGCCGCAGGGTGCCGGGGTCTGGAAATCGGCGGGGCGCTGGTATCCGAAAAACACTGCAATTTCCTGATCAATCAGGGCGCTGCATCGGCCCATGACATCGAATGTCTTGGCGAGACCGTACGCCAGCGCGTTGCCAGTCGGGGCGGACCGGCGCTGCGGTGGGAAATCCGCCGGGTCGGCCAGCTTGCCGAAGGACAGACCATCCCTGACGAGACCGACGGGGGGGCCAAACCATGA
- a CDS encoding D-alanine--D-alanine ligase, translating to MTGERVAVLMGGWTSEARVSRVSASFCGQAARNAGWDAVEVEVDRNIAHTLAEMQPSRAFNALHGQVGEDGNIQGLLNIMNIPYTHSGLMASAIAMDKVRAKRMLAEVGIAVPADLALVEDSHVYPADYTGAHVIKPRNDGSSLGVVIVAENSTTPPARSQWDVDATLIAEPFIPGRELTVSVLDGTALCVTEIKPNLGFYDFDAKYAAGGSEHVLPADIPKQTTLLACDWAERAYRHLGCRGVIRADYRWDEGRNQLYMLEINTVPGMTATSLVPEQARFVGMSGEELVNHLLETAQCDD from the coding sequence ATGACCGGCGAACGGGTTGCTGTCCTGATGGGTGGATGGACATCCGAGGCCCGGGTGAGCCGGGTATCGGCAAGCTTTTGCGGTCAGGCCGCACGCAATGCCGGCTGGGACGCTGTCGAGGTCGAGGTCGACCGCAACATCGCCCACACCCTTGCCGAAATGCAGCCTTCGCGCGCCTTCAACGCGCTTCACGGCCAGGTTGGCGAGGACGGCAACATCCAGGGTCTGCTCAACATCATGAACATTCCCTACACCCATAGCGGGTTGATGGCGTCGGCCATCGCGATGGACAAGGTCCGCGCCAAGCGCATGCTTGCCGAGGTCGGGATCGCGGTGCCGGCCGATCTGGCACTTGTCGAGGACAGCCATGTCTATCCGGCCGACTATACCGGCGCGCATGTCATCAAGCCGCGCAATGACGGGTCAAGCCTTGGCGTTGTCATTGTCGCCGAAAACAGCACAACACCGCCGGCCCGCAGCCAGTGGGATGTCGACGCCACATTGATTGCCGAGCCCTTTATCCCCGGGCGTGAACTGACGGTATCGGTTCTCGACGGCACCGCCCTTTGCGTGACGGAAATCAAACCCAATCTCGGTTTTTATGATTTCGACGCCAAATACGCGGCTGGCGGCTCGGAACATGTCCTGCCGGCAGACATTCCCAAGCAGACAACGCTGCTGGCCTGTGACTGGGCCGAGCGCGCCTATCGTCACCTTGGCTGCCGTGGCGTGATCCGGGCGGATTACCGCTGGGACGAGGGTCGCAATCAGCTCTACATGCTGGAAATCAACACCGTGCCCGGAATGACGGCAACCTCGCTGGTTCCCGAACAGGCGCGGTTTGTCGGCATGTCGGGAGAAGAACTGGTCAATCATCTTCTGGAGACGGCGCAATGCGACGATTGA
- a CDS encoding cell division protein FtsQ/DivIB, with protein MRRLIPFRKSADTTPRDTAEAGVVRRRTRPDLRTILRGGLAIGACAMIAVGYVERAQLTDGIIEASAQAGLRLETIEVKGRAHTPQSVILAASELRRGEPMLTISLPDLHERLSTIGWIDEVAVERRMPSTVRIILTERIPMALLQTDAGHRVIDETGTVIAGADPSAFGHLTVVAGSSAASNAGPILNILKTEPELFADVWAVTFQSERRWDVHLRNGIRVRLPETDPRTAWSKLAIIDHSKQITNRDLAVIDMRVPDQMIVEPNIPVRGQGRNT; from the coding sequence ATGCGACGATTGATTCCGTTTCGCAAATCTGCTGACACAACGCCGCGCGACACGGCCGAGGCAGGTGTTGTGCGGCGCCGGACCCGCCCCGATCTGCGGACAATCCTTCGCGGCGGCCTGGCCATTGGTGCCTGCGCCATGATTGCCGTCGGCTATGTCGAACGCGCGCAGCTGACAGACGGCATCATCGAGGCCAGCGCACAGGCAGGCCTGCGGCTGGAGACAATCGAAGTCAAGGGACGCGCCCACACGCCGCAATCGGTCATCCTTGCCGCCAGCGAGCTGAGGCGCGGCGAGCCGATGCTGACAATCTCGCTTCCCGACCTGCATGAACGCCTGTCCACCATCGGCTGGATTGACGAGGTGGCCGTCGAACGACGCATGCCCTCGACAGTCCGGATCATCCTGACCGAACGCATTCCAATGGCGCTTCTTCAGACAGATGCGGGGCATCGTGTGATCGATGAAACCGGCACCGTGATAGCGGGCGCAGACCCGTCTGCATTCGGCCATCTGACCGTGGTGGCCGGGTCGAGCGCGGCATCGAATGCCGGCCCGATCCTGAACATCCTGAAGACCGAACCGGAACTGTTCGCCGATGTCTGGGCCGTTACCTTTCAGTCCGAACGCCGCTGGGATGTGCATCTTCGCAACGGCATCAGGGTCAGGCTTCCCGAAACCGACCCGCGTACCGCCTGGTCGAAGCTGGCCATCATCGACCACAGCAAGCAGATCACCAACCGCGATCTGGCGGTGATCGACATGCGGGTGCCCGACCAGATGATTGTCGAACCGAATATCCCGGTTCGCGGACAGGGGAGAAACACATGA
- the ftsA gene encoding cell division protein FtsA: MKLRRRRSIGRPFAILDIGSAKICCMIGEVTRQGELRLLGQGTHASAGMRAGEVTALTALGDAIGHAVQSAERAADLSIASVTVVLPGGSPRSQVRTQDMTLSDSTVSRRDVRRLLDRCGSQELDPSLQLMQLHPLHYSLDDVRGIADPTGMRGRTLAVDFLNVAALRTSLTNIIEALALNHLSAERFIHAGYAAGLACLSGEDRDLGSTVIDIGGGTSSIAIFMDGKLIYADTVPVGGQHVSTDIARILSTPLAEAERLKAVHGSITPVDVMASAPSPVREALQLGMSDNITLPGLGDVIEAGGKTIERRLLSAVIKPRIEEIIELLMDRMRAARMDYAAGNRFVLTGGTSQLTGIADFCAQLVGRNVVLGQPDGISNLAVEETSRSNAAAVGALLHVSRLTEDDPAERQTRTLPHGPIEKLGAWFRDNL; this comes from the coding sequence ATGAAACTGCGGCGTCGACGCAGCATAGGACGGCCCTTTGCCATTCTGGATATTGGCAGCGCCAAGATCTGTTGCATGATCGGCGAGGTGACCCGCCAGGGCGAGCTTCGCCTTCTCGGACAGGGAACGCATGCCTCGGCGGGCATGCGCGCCGGCGAGGTCACCGCGCTGACGGCACTTGGCGACGCCATCGGCCATGCGGTGCAGAGCGCGGAACGGGCAGCCGATCTGTCCATTGCTTCGGTCACCGTCGTTCTGCCCGGTGGCAGCCCGCGTTCGCAGGTCCGCACCCAGGACATGACGCTGTCCGACAGCACCGTCAGCCGCCGTGATGTTCGTCGTCTTCTCGACCGGTGCGGCTCTCAGGAGCTGGACCCGTCATTGCAGCTGATGCAGCTTCATCCGCTTCATTACAGCCTTGACGACGTGCGCGGCATTGCCGACCCGACAGGGATGCGCGGACGCACGCTTGCCGTCGATTTCCTGAATGTGGCAGCGCTGCGCACCAGCCTGACAAATATCATCGAGGCGCTGGCGCTGAACCATCTGAGCGCCGAACGGTTCATCCATGCCGGCTATGCGGCCGGACTTGCCTGTCTGTCCGGCGAGGATCGCGACCTTGGCAGCACGGTGATCGATATTGGTGGCGGCACCTCGTCCATCGCCATCTTCATGGACGGCAAGCTGATCTATGCCGATACGGTGCCTGTCGGCGGGCAGCATGTCTCGACCGATATTGCACGGATCCTGTCAACACCGCTTGCCGAGGCCGAGCGGCTGAAGGCCGTACACGGCTCGATCACGCCGGTCGATGTCATGGCCTCGGCCCCGTCACCGGTTCGCGAAGCATTGCAGCTTGGCATGTCCGACAACATCACCCTGCCCGGCCTTGGCGATGTGATCGAGGCCGGCGGCAAGACGATTGAAAGACGGCTTCTCAGCGCCGTCATCAAGCCACGGATCGAGGAAATCATCGAGTTGCTGATGGACCGGATGCGTGCCGCACGGATGGATTATGCCGCCGGCAACCGGTTCGTGCTTACCGGCGGCACAAGCCAGTTGACCGGCATTGCGGATTTCTGTGCGCAGCTTGTCGGCAGGAACGTCGTTCTCGGCCAGCCGGACGGGATCAGCAATCTGGCCGTCGAAGAGACCAGCCGGTCGAACGCCGCCGCCGTCGGTGCCCTCCTCCATGTCAGCAGGCTGACCGAGGATGACCCGGCAGAACGGCAAACCAGAACCCTGCCCCACGGGCCGATCGAAAAGCTCGGTGCCTGGTTCAGGGACAATCTATGA
- the ftsZ gene encoding cell division protein FtsZ, with protein MTINLSVPQTMQELRPRITVVGVGGAGGNAVNNMINSDLDGVDFLVTNTDGQALAHSLASRKIQLGSAITQGLGAGSKPDVGRAAAEESIEAVMSELADCNMVFITAGMGGGTGTGAAPVIARAARERGILTVGVVTKPFDFEGQRRMAQAEAGIAEMQSFVDTLIVIPNQNLFRLANERTTFADAFHMADTVLHQGVAGVTDLMIKPGQINLDFADIRAVMSEMGKAMMGTGEASGEGRATQAAEAAINNPLLDDISMQGASAVLINVTGGMDMTLFEVDEAANRIRREVDVDSVIIFGSTFDEKLEGVMRVSIVATGIEANLQTRERPTFLQAPITRRSTIISAPTAMPTAPAAAAIATGSVTAVASEDSPTPVADNATAESAAATEPAAPAEQAEADQIEAKHVEAEHAEAEDAEAGQIETVQAETEQAEIDQTETVLAEADQADGSGDGAIMPGFVPTKASRSRLAFLASGRATAKTDSESASADGADDRQISIDEAIARERSTSFGSGMPAAPSAVELTEPATSAAQADAAPGTVMVADTPAELTAPRTPFIPGTPAEMPENETVPATTPAGGKTSLINKISRLWTEKPQDEAASPRREPAVEAAATDIAPVKAATASAVADRDSTPSILDLPRADAMNRMPEPAGTTTLDKPADDLEIPAFLRRQAN; from the coding sequence ATGACAATCAATCTTTCCGTTCCGCAAACCATGCAGGAACTGCGTCCGCGCATCACTGTAGTCGGTGTTGGCGGCGCTGGCGGCAATGCCGTCAACAACATGATCAACTCCGACCTTGACGGTGTTGACTTCCTGGTCACGAACACCGACGGACAGGCCCTCGCCCATTCGCTTGCCAGCCGCAAAATCCAGCTTGGCAGCGCGATCACGCAGGGGCTTGGTGCCGGATCGAAGCCGGATGTCGGACGCGCCGCCGCCGAAGAAAGCATCGAAGCGGTGATGAGCGAGCTTGCCGACTGCAACATGGTCTTTATCACCGCCGGCATGGGTGGTGGTACCGGCACCGGTGCGGCACCGGTCATCGCCAGGGCGGCCCGTGAACGCGGCATCCTGACCGTTGGTGTTGTCACAAAGCCCTTCGACTTTGAAGGTCAGCGCCGGATGGCACAGGCCGAGGCCGGAATCGCCGAGATGCAGAGCTTTGTCGATACGCTGATCGTGATCCCGAACCAGAACCTGTTCCGGCTTGCCAATGAGCGTACCACCTTTGCCGATGCCTTCCATATGGCCGATACGGTGCTTCATCAGGGCGTGGCCGGCGTCACCGACCTGATGATCAAGCCGGGCCAGATCAATCTCGACTTTGCCGACATCCGCGCGGTGATGAGCGAGATGGGCAAAGCCATGATGGGCACCGGCGAGGCATCCGGCGAAGGCCGGGCCACGCAGGCCGCCGAGGCCGCCATCAACAACCCGCTTCTGGACGACATTTCGATGCAGGGGGCAAGCGCCGTCCTGATCAATGTCACCGGCGGCATGGATATGACCTTGTTTGAGGTCGACGAGGCCGCCAACAGGATCCGTCGTGAAGTCGATGTCGACTCTGTCATCATCTTCGGATCAACCTTCGACGAAAAGCTGGAAGGTGTGATGCGGGTGTCGATCGTGGCCACCGGGATCGAAGCCAATCTGCAGACCCGCGAACGTCCGACGTTCCTGCAGGCCCCGATCACCCGCCGGTCCACCATCATCTCGGCACCAACCGCCATGCCGACCGCCCCTGCGGCGGCGGCCATTGCCACCGGCAGTGTGACGGCAGTGGCGTCCGAAGACAGCCCGACACCCGTTGCGGACAATGCGACAGCAGAATCCGCCGCGGCAACCGAACCGGCAGCGCCGGCTGAGCAGGCCGAAGCCGACCAGATCGAAGCCAAACATGTAGAGGCTGAACATGCCGAGGCCGAAGATGCAGAGGCCGGGCAGATCGAAACCGTTCAGGCTGAAACAGAACAGGCTGAAATAGATCAGACTGAAACCGTTCTGGCCGAAGCTGATCAGGCCGACGGCAGCGGGGACGGTGCCATCATGCCGGGCTTTGTGCCAACAAAGGCCTCTCGTTCGCGGCTGGCCTTTCTTGCCTCTGGCCGGGCCACGGCAAAGACCGACTCGGAATCGGCTTCCGCCGACGGGGCTGATGACAGGCAGATCTCGATCGACGAGGCCATTGCCAGGGAACGGTCAACCAGCTTTGGCAGCGGCATGCCGGCGGCACCGTCTGCTGTGGAACTGACGGAACCGGCCACATCAGCGGCACAGGCCGACGCCGCGCCGGGCACTGTCATGGTTGCCGATACACCGGCGGAGCTGACGGCGCCCCGCACGCCCTTCATTCCCGGAACACCGGCTGAGATGCCCGAGAATGAAACCGTGCCCGCCACGACACCTGCCGGCGGCAAGACGAGCCTGATCAACAAGATCTCGCGGCTGTGGACCGAAAAGCCCCAGGACGAGGCGGCATCACCACGACGTGAGCCGGCTGTCGAGGCCGCTGCCACCGACATCGCGCCGGTCAAGGCCGCCACCGCATCTGCTGTTGCGGACAGGGATTCGACCCCGTCGATCCTTGATCTGCCCCGTGCCGATGCGATGAACCGCATGCCGGAGCCGGCTGGCACCACAACGCTTGACAAGCCGGCTGACGATCTGGAGATCCCGGCCTTCCTGCGGCGTCAGGCGAACTGA
- the lpxC gene encoding UDP-3-O-acyl-N-acetylglucosamine deacetylase — protein MQTTVADIIAFDGVGLHSGRFVRVAIHPAPANTGIMFRRVDVTESRQTIAARPDTVRQARLCTRIVNEDGVGLETVEHIMAAFAGLGVDNAIVDIDGGEAPILDGSSLPVVEAINRVGLRQLGTRRRLLVVTAPISVEHGGGWAKLEPCDHLEIDAEIDFDDSAIGRQRFVYRHGVGSFERELAAARTFCLMRDVAAMQNAGLALGGSLNNAVVVENGTVLNDGGLRMEREFVRHKILDCLGDLYLLGSMMRGRMTASRPGHAMCAKLINTLWNSPACFQIIEDGIAVEHSDGYALPEVAAAAAV, from the coding sequence ATGCAGACCACTGTCGCAGATATCATTGCCTTTGACGGCGTAGGCCTGCATTCGGGCCGCTTCGTTCGTGTCGCCATTCACCCCGCCCCCGCCAACACCGGCATCATGTTCCGCCGCGTCGATGTAACCGAAAGCCGCCAGACAATTGCGGCGCGCCCGGATACGGTACGCCAGGCGCGGCTTTGCACCCGCATTGTCAATGAAGATGGCGTTGGCCTTGAAACGGTTGAACATATCATGGCCGCCTTTGCCGGACTTGGCGTTGACAACGCCATTGTCGATATTGACGGCGGCGAGGCACCCATCCTTGACGGCAGCAGCCTGCCGGTTGTCGAGGCCATCAATCGCGTCGGCCTCCGCCAGCTTGGCACCAGACGCAGACTGCTTGTGGTCACCGCGCCGATTTCGGTTGAACATGGCGGCGGCTGGGCCAAGCTTGAGCCTTGTGACCATCTTGAGATCGACGCGGAAATTGATTTCGACGATTCAGCCATCGGACGCCAGCGGTTCGTGTATCGGCATGGTGTCGGCTCGTTCGAGCGCGAGCTTGCCGCGGCCCGCACCTTCTGTCTGATGCGGGATGTTGCGGCAATGCAGAATGCCGGCCTTGCCCTTGGCGGGTCGCTGAACAATGCCGTGGTCGTTGAGAACGGCACCGTTCTGAATGATGGCGGGCTTCGCATGGAACGTGAATTCGTGCGCCACAAGATTCTGGATTGCCTTGGCGACCTGTACCTTCTCGGCTCGATGATGCGTGGCCGGATGACCGCATCGCGGCCCGGTCATGCCATGTGTGCCAAGCTGATCAACACGCTGTGGAATTCACCAGCCTGTTTCCAGATCATCGAGGACGGCATCGCTGTCGAGCATTCCGACGGTTACGCGCTTCCCGAAGTTGCCGCCGCCGCCGCGGTCTGA
- a CDS encoding outer membrane protein assembly factor BamD: protein MAKILLTSIALAATLAITGCAAPEPLQQEERPAGTLYDEALALATEGEPGKAAPKFEEVERQHPYSDLAVRSQIMAAWSFYQDNDYPRAVAALERFIELYPADEMVQYAYYLRALCYYEQIVDVERDAEMTLLAMNAFDEMLLRFPQGTYVRDARLKADLARSHLAGKEMAVGRFYTERGHYTAALRRFAKVVQDYQTSNQVPEALYRMVEAYLALGLVDEADRVGSVAVYNYPDSFWTKELLSLAEDPARSLPKGMFQRAIESLSDLFDR from the coding sequence TTGGCCAAGATTCTTCTGACATCCATTGCCCTTGCCGCAACACTTGCCATAACAGGCTGTGCCGCACCCGAACCGCTGCAACAGGAAGAACGGCCTGCCGGCACGCTGTATGACGAGGCGCTTGCGCTGGCAACCGAAGGCGAACCCGGAAAGGCCGCCCCGAAATTCGAAGAGGTGGAACGCCAGCATCCCTATTCGGACCTCGCCGTTCGTTCGCAGATCATGGCCGCATGGTCATTCTATCAGGACAATGACTATCCCCGCGCTGTCGCCGCGCTGGAACGCTTTATCGAGCTGTACCCGGCGGACGAGATGGTCCAATATGCCTATTATCTTCGGGCGCTCTGCTATTATGAACAGATCGTCGATGTCGAGCGCGATGCCGAAATGACCCTTCTGGCAATGAACGCTTTCGATGAAATGCTGCTTCGCTTTCCGCAGGGCACCTATGTTCGTGATGCCAGACTGAAGGCGGACCTTGCCCGTTCGCATCTGGCCGGCAAGGAAATGGCGGTTGGTCGTTTCTATACCGAGCGTGGGCATTATACCGCCGCCCTGCGACGCTTTGCGAAAGTGGTGCAGGATTATCAGACAAGCAATCAGGTGCCGGAGGCGCTGTATCGGATGGTCGAGGCCTATCTTGCGCTTGGCCTGGTCGATGAAGCCGACCGTGTTGGATCGGTCGCGGTCTACAACTACCCGGACTCGTTCTGGACCAAGGAACTGCTGTCACTTGCCGAGGATCCTGCGCGGTCATTGCCGAAGGGCATGTTCCAGCGCGCCATCGAATCCCTGTCAGACCTGTTTGATCGCTAG
- the recN gene encoding DNA repair protein RecN, with protein MLHSLSVSNIVLIERLTLTFEHGLTVLTGETGAGKSILLDALGLALGSRADFRLIREGEATAQVSAVFHLAADHPVWARLAEADIPPDDELILRRRLKSDGKSSASINDTPVSAALLREIGDSLVEIQGQFEGRGLLDPATHLGHVDRAANHRDVLEKLRSGWTNWLQAQRNLAQAKRDLETARAEEEWLRDAVQQLDMLAPRPGEENELSAERERLSNVGRIGEGLAIADDAIFGDSGAQAMLGRARAALDRAAPLAAGLLDEAQAALGRADAELAEAAASISSAGHELENDPARLQTVDDRLHELRQQARKHDCTPDDLAAVHERLAASLAGIEDSAGALTELADNERQWRDYYQQIAAIVAANRLQAAQRLDQAVMGELPPLKLEGARFATAISDLPPDQFGPLGTQQVRFEASTNQGMKAGPIDRIASGGELARFLLALKVALEGDAAGRTLIFDEVDSGVGGAVAAAVGDRLARLGKTTQTLVVTHSPQVAAKGDHHMRIAKTATDSGVISATEPLADDARTEEIARMLAGEQITAEARAAALALLER; from the coding sequence ATGCTGCACAGCCTGTCGGTCTCCAATATCGTTCTGATCGAGCGGTTGACGCTGACCTTCGAGCATGGGCTGACCGTGCTTACGGGCGAGACAGGTGCCGGTAAATCCATCCTTCTTGATGCGCTTGGCCTGGCGCTTGGCAGCCGCGCCGATTTTCGCCTGATCCGCGAGGGCGAGGCAACAGCGCAGGTATCGGCGGTGTTTCATCTGGCAGCGGATCATCCGGTATGGGCCCGCCTTGCCGAAGCCGATATTCCGCCGGATGACGAGCTGATCCTGCGCCGCCGGCTGAAGAGCGACGGCAAATCCTCGGCCAGCATCAATGACACCCCCGTATCAGCGGCGCTGTTGCGCGAAATCGGTGACTCGCTGGTTGAAATACAGGGGCAATTCGAAGGCCGCGGGTTGCTTGATCCCGCGACCCATCTTGGCCATGTCGACCGCGCCGCCAATCATCGGGACGTTCTGGAAAAACTCCGTTCCGGCTGGACAAACTGGCTTCAGGCGCAGCGCAATCTGGCCCAGGCGAAACGCGATCTGGAAACCGCGCGCGCCGAAGAGGAATGGCTTCGCGACGCGGTGCAGCAGCTGGACATGCTGGCACCGCGACCAGGCGAGGAAAACGAGCTGTCCGCCGAGCGTGAACGGCTGTCGAATGTCGGGCGCATCGGCGAAGGTCTGGCCATTGCCGATGATGCGATTTTCGGTGACAGCGGTGCCCAGGCCATGCTTGGCCGGGCCCGCGCCGCGCTTGACAGGGCGGCACCACTTGCTGCCGGCCTGCTTGACGAGGCCCAGGCCGCGCTTGGCCGGGCCGATGCCGAGCTTGCCGAGGCCGCTGCCAGCATCAGCAGCGCCGGACACGAGCTGGAAAACGACCCGGCGCGGCTGCAAACCGTCGATGACAGACTTCACGAGCTGCGCCAGCAGGCGCGCAAGCATGATTGCACACCTGATGATCTTGCCGCGGTTCACGAACGTCTTGCCGCCAGTCTTGCGGGCATAGAGGATTCAGCCGGCGCGCTGACCGAACTTGCCGACAATGAACGCCAGTGGCGCGACTATTATCAGCAGATTGCGGCCATTGTCGCCGCCAACCGGCTGCAGGCGGCGCAGCGACTTGACCAGGCGGTCATGGGCGAACTTCCACCGCTGAAACTGGAAGGCGCGCGCTTTGCCACGGCCATCAGCGATCTGCCACCGGACCAGTTCGGGCCGCTTGGCACACAGCAGGTCCGTTTCGAGGCCAGCACCAATCAGGGCATGAAGGCCGGGCCGATCGACCGGATTGCATCCGGGGGTGAACTGGCGCGTTTTCTGCTGGCGCTGAAGGTCGCGCTGGAGGGTGACGCGGCCGGCCGGACATTGATTTTCGACGAGGTCGATTCCGGCGTTGGCGGCGCTGTCGCGGCTGCGGTTGGGGACCGGCTGGCCCGGCTTGGGAAAACCACCCAGACCCTTGTCGTGACCCATTCACCGCAGGTCGCGGCAAAGGGCGATCATCATATGCGGATTGCCAAGACAGCAACAGACAGCGGCGTGATCAGCGCCACCGAACCACTGGCCGACGATGCCCGCACCGAGGAAATCGCCCGCATGCTGGCTGGCGAACAAATCACCGCCGAGGCGCGCGCCGCCGCGCTGGCCCTGCTGGAGCGTTAG